A single window of Pseudophryne corroboree isolate aPseCor3 chromosome 5, aPseCor3.hap2, whole genome shotgun sequence DNA harbors:
- the LOC134929637 gene encoding uncharacterized protein LOC134929637, protein MVLQKLQEHKLYAKLEKCEFEVGEVSFLGYIILPRGFSMDPKKVQVILEWSHPSNIKAIQHFLEFSNYYRHFILSFYTIVAPTVELTKKGVDVQHWSQQAVLAFERLKKAFTSALVFHHPNPSLPFLVEVDASDVGAGAVLSQRDPEDWMSSLVPSSPKNSPQPKGIMMLGIGSSG, encoded by the coding sequence ATGGTTCTCCAGAAACTTCAGGAACACAAGCTGTATGCAAAATTGGAGAAATGCGAATTTGAGGTGGGAGAGGTGTCTTTCTTAGGTTACATAATTTTGCCTAGAGGATTTTCTATGGACCCAAAGAAAGTGCAGGTGATTCTTGAATGGTCCCATCCTTCCAACATCAAGGCAATCCAGCATTTTCTTGAATTTTCTAACTATTATAGACATTTCATTCTCTCTTTCTATACTATTGTCGCCCCCACTGTGGAGCTTACTAAGAAGGGAGTAGATGTTCAGCATTGGTCACAACAGGCAGTGTTGGCCTTCGAAAGGCTCAAGAAAGCATTTACGTCTGCACTGGTTTTTCATCACCCAAACCCGAGTTTGCCTTTCCTGGTGGAAGTGGATGCTTCAGATGTTGGAGCAGGTGCAGTACTTTCACAGAGAGATCCAGAGGACTGGATGTCCAGCCTTGTGCCTTCCTCTCCCAAAAATTCTCCTCAACCGAAAGGAATTATGATGTTGGGAATCGGGAGCTCTGGGTGA